A stretch of Lathyrus oleraceus cultivar Zhongwan6 chromosome 6, CAAS_Psat_ZW6_1.0, whole genome shotgun sequence DNA encodes these proteins:
- the LOC127094864 gene encoding uncharacterized protein LOC127094864 — MADEEQKCETVSLSLSSSSSSSSPLPEEELQHMPLAPLAWSNKRRLSKQLSMCEKPRDMAWERKRRQERRRSSIAHECVCDDITDDDLHELKGCIELGFGFNEEDGQKLCNTLPALDLYFAVNRGLSPSPVSTPQSRASSLGARSSSFGSPRSDADSWKICSPGDDPELVKTKLRHWAQAVACSVMQSS; from the exons ATGGCCGACGAAGAGCAAAAGTGCGAAACAGTGTCATTGTCATTGTCATcgtcatcttcttcttcttctccgtTACCTGAGGAAGAGTTGCAGCATATGCCATTAGCGCCGTTGGCGTGGAGTAACAAGAGGAGGCTATCAAAACAGCTGTCGATGTGCGAGAAGCCGAGAGACATGGCTTGGGAGAGAAAGCGAAGACAAGAAAGAAGGAGGAGTAGTATTGCTCATGAATGCGTTTGTGATGATATAACTGATGACGATTTGCATGAGCTTAAGGGATGCATTGAGCTTGGGTTTGGATTCAATGAAGAAGATGGTCAGAAATTGTGTAATACATTGCCTGCTCTTGATCTTTATTTTGCTGTTAATAGAGGTTTGTCACCAAGCCCTGTTTCTACACCTCAGAGTCGTGCTTCTTCTCTTGGAGCACGTTCTTCTTCCTTTGGAAGCCCTAGAAGTGATGCTGATTCATGGAAGATTTGTAGCCCAG GTGATGACCCTGAATTGGTGAAGACCAAGTTAAGACATTGGGCTCAAGCTGTTGCATGTTCGGTAATGCAATCGTCTTAA
- the LOC127093316 gene encoding PRA1 family protein E, giving the protein MPTKTTATYGAIGSPSTATYQPPQTSNLIPTPRSWGEFLDISALSRPLSYDDAMLRLRQNLTYFQFNYASVMLLIVFLSLLWHPVSMIVFLIILLAWFFLYFSRNGPLVIFDRTLDDRIVLCLLGLVSVIGLVSTHVGLNVLLSLIVGVVVAGLHASFRVIEDLYVDEESGLLSVVGGTQPPPARTNYTRI; this is encoded by the coding sequence ATGCCGACCAAAACCACCGCTACCTACGGTGCCATCGGATCTCCCTCCACCGCCACATACCAACCCCCACAAACCTCCAATCTAATCCCAACTCCCCGCTCATGGGGCGAGTTTCTCGACATCTCCGCCCTCTCCCGTCCCCTCTCCTACGACGACGCAATGCTCCGTCTCCGTCAAAATCTCACCTACTTCCAGTTCAACTACGCCTCCGTAATGCTATTAATCGTCTTCCTCAGCCTCCTCTGGCACCCGGTCTCCATGATTGTTTTCTTGATTATCCTCCTCGCGTGGTTCTTTCTTTACTTCTCCCGTAATGGTCCCCTTGTTATCTTCGACAGAACACTGGATGATCGAATTGTGCTTTGCCTTTTGGGTCTCGTTTCTGTAATTGGGCTCGTGTCCACTCACGTTGGCCTCAACGTGTTGTTGTCGTTGATAGTTGGCGTTGTTGTTGCGGGCTTGCATGCGTCTTTTCGGGTTATTGAGGATTTGTATGTTGATGAGGAAAGTGGCTTGCTTTCTGTTGTTGGGGGAACCCAACCTCCTCCTGCAAGAACAAATTACACAAGGATTTAA